A single region of the Plasmodium malariae genome assembly, chromosome: 7 genome encodes:
- the PmUG01_07044000 gene encoding profilin, putative, with translation MEEEYSWDSYLNDRLLSTNQVSAAGLASEEDGVVYACVAQADENDPNFDKWTLFYKEDYEIEVEDENGNKSKKTINEGQTLLTVFKEGYAPDGVWLGGTKYQFINIEKDLDFEGCTFDVATCAKLKGGLHLVKVPGGNILVVIYDEEKEQDRGNSKIAALTFSKELAESGQ, from the exons atggaaGAGGAATATTCTTGGGATAGTTACTTGAATGACAGACTTTTATCGACTAATCAAGTATCAGCAGCAGGATTAGCTTCG GAGGAGGACGGAGTAGTGTATGCTTGTGTTGCCCAAGCCGATGAGAACGATCCCAACTTTGATAAGTGGACGCTCTTTTATAAGGAGGACTATGAGATAGAAGTAGAAGACGAA AATGGTAACAAGAGTAAGAAGACTATCAATGAAGGACAAACTTTATTAACAGTATTTAAGGAGGGTTATGCACCCGATGGTGTATGGCTGGGGGGAACCAAGTATCAGTTTATAAACATTGAAAAAGATTTAGATTTTGAAGGGTGCACATTCGACGTTGCTACATGTGCCAAATTGAAAGGGGGGCTTCACTTAGTTAAAGTACCTGGGGGAAATATTTTAGTTGTGATATATGACGAGGAAAAGGAGCAGGATAGAG GAAACTCGAAAATTGCGGCTTTAACATTTTCGAAGGAATTAGCCGAGAGTGGCCAGTGA
- the M18AAP gene encoding M18 aspartyl aminopeptidase, putative has product MDTKAREYAQEVIKFIRKSGSSFLACKNLRDKLINNGLIPISEGEKWNLQKNEGYVLSKENRNICSFFIGKNFNIENGSILISIGHIDSCALKISPNNNIVKSKINQINVECYGSGLWNTWFDRGLGLSGQVVFKKDNKLIERLIQINKSLFFLPSLAIHLQHRTRFEFTVKINYETHLKPILSTVLYDQLIKKRKGITKKSSDENELQKRQEGISTQGEGTTQDHLEQEQKENVNSSPLLYILAKELNCNEEDILDFELCLMDAQEPCFTGVYEEFIEGARFDNLVGSFCVFEAFIELVKNVRSRDVSDSGSGSGEQDKCSYDNNLYICIGYDHEEIGSLSEIGAQSYFTKNFIERIITSIFMNDISNGNTSVDEIYGNLVNRSFILNVDMAHCSHPNYPETVQTNHHLYFHEGIAIKYNTNKNYVTAPYYACLIKRTFELFANEYKQTIKYQNFMVKNDTPCGSTVGSMVASNLSMPGIDIGIPQLAMHSIREIAAVHDIYYLIKGTLAFYTYYNRVLSSCVGDT; this is encoded by the coding sequence ATGGACACTAAAGCAAGAGAATATGCGCAGGAGGTCATAAAGTTCATTAGAAAGAGTGGAAGTAGCTTTTTGGCCTGTAAAAATTTAAgagataaattaataaataatggtTTAATACCCATAAGTGAAGGAGAAAAATggaatttacaaaaaaatgaaggtTATGTATTAAGCAAGGAGAACAGGAATATTTGTAGTTTTTTTAttggtaaaaattttaatatagaaaatggGTCCATATTAATATCAATTGGACATATCGATTCTTGTGCTTTAAAAATTTCacctaataataatatagtaaaaagtaaaataaatcaaataaatGTTGAATGCTATGGATCAGGTTTATGGAATACATGGTTTGATAGAGGCTTAGGATTGTCCGGTCAAGtagtttttaaaaaggacaataaattaattgaacgattaatacaaataaacaaatcgTTATTCTTTTTGCCAAGTTTAGCTATACATTTACAACATAGAACAAGATTTGAATTTACTGTTAAGATAAATTATGAAACTCATTTGAAACCTATACTATCTACAGTTTTGTATGAccagttaataaaaaaaaggaaaggaaTAACAAAGAAGAGCTCGGACGAAAACGAATTACAAAAACGCCAAGAAGGGATAAGCACACAGGGGGAAGGAACAACACAAGATCATCTAGAACAAGAGCAGAAAGAAAACGTAAACTCTTCTCCCCTGTTATACATTTTAGCAAAGGAATTAAATTGTAATGAAGAAGATATATTAGATTTCGAGCTGTGCCTAATGGATGCACAGGAGCCATGTTTTACCGGAGTTTATGAAGAGTTCATAGAAGGGGCTCGGTTTGACAACCTTGTCGGCTCCTTTTGCGTGTTTGAGGCTTTTATCGAGTTGGTGAAAAATGTAAGAAGTCGTGATGTAAGTGATAGTGGCAGTGGCAGTGGTGAGCAGGACAAATGCAGCTATGATAACaacctatatatatgtatcggGTATGACCACGAGGAAATCGGTTCCCTGAGTGAAATAGGGGCTCAGTCATATTTTACCAAAAACTTTATTGAAAGAATTATAACATCGATTTTTATGAACGACATCAGCAATGGTAATACAAGTGTGGATGAAATTTATGGCAATCTAGTGAACAgatcttttatattaaatgttgATATGGCACATTGTAGTCATCCTAATTATCCAGAAACTGTACAGACTAAccatcatttatattttcatgaAGGAATCGCTATCAAATATaacacaaataaaaattacgtTACTGCACCATATTATGCAtgtttaattaaaagaacaTTTGAATTGTTTGCTAATGAATATAAGCAAACAATAAAGTATCAAAATTTTATGGTTAAAAATGATACACCATGTGGTAGTACAGTAGGTTCAATGGTCGCTTCAAATTTATCTATGCCTGGTATAGACATCGGTATTCCTCAGTTAGCCATGCATTCAATAAGAGAAATAGCAGCTGTCCATGatatttattacttaatAAAAGGCACTTTGGCTTTCTACACATACTACAATCGGGTACTATCATCCTGCGTAGGGGATACTTAA
- the PmUG01_07044200 gene encoding peptide release factor, putative, whose translation MELAQRNITMPCDDSNKAFLKIIKIHEKSKEMKSLCEDLDLYKELVQESKNGMEKGVQSKDTGAKKKDEEQKNKIELMNDELEEKEEDNNDDNYDDDDDDIKELKRNLWNVQGTLVQQIVEFYKSFVNDNHHLDTDEVKMEITPGVGGQEALLFSKKLFTMYENFCKKKNYEYEVKNRITDDMTKGGNKNIVVHIRGKDVYENFAQEIGIHRVQRVPINSKKIQTSTSIVLIFDEKRIKDKLQKKINFSKTDLLIETKRSGGAGGQSVNKNETCVKIVHKPTNITVEVQKTSSQIQNKSIAIELLRSKLYNFYYEQEKIIYLKDKKNQKLSGNRSEKIRTYNFIHDVVIDHVANVQYSDIHKFFKGDHLIQLINKKKKIFYQNIVDETLMYILSRAGK comes from the exons ATGGAACTTGCACAGAGAAATATTACCATGCCATGTGATGATAGTAATAaagcttttttaaaaattataaaaatacatgaaaAATCAAAAGAGATGAAATCATTGTGTGAGGACCTAGATCTGTATAAAGAACTTGTCCAGGAGAGCAAAAATGGGATGGAAAAAGGTGTGCAGTCAAAAGACACAGGGGCGAAGAAGAAGGATGAGgaacagaaaaataaaatcgaACTTATGAACGACGAACTTGAGGAGAAGGAGGAGGATAATAACGATGATAACTATGacgatgatgatgatgatataAAAGAGCTCAAACGCAACCTGTGGAATGTGCAGGGTACCCTAGTGCAGCAGATTGTCGAGTTTTACAAATCCTTTGTCAATGATAACCATCACCTGGACACGGATGAAGTGAAGATGGAG ATAACCCCGGGGGTAGGGGGGCAAGAAGCCCTGCTATTCAGTAAGAAATTATTTACCATGTAcgaaaatttttgtaaaaaaaaaaattatgaatatgaGGTGAAAAACCGAATAACAGACGACATGACCAAGGGtggtaataaaaacattGTTGTACATATTCGAGGAAAAGATGTGTATGAAAATTTTGCTCAAGAAATAGGTATACACAGAGTTCAACGAGTACCAATAAACAGCAAAAAGATACAAACGTCCACATCCATAGTATTAATATTtgatgaaaaaagaataaaagataagctacaaaaaaaaattaatttttcaaaaacagATCTCCTTATTGAAACAAAAAGATCAGGAGGAGCAGGTGGACAAAGTGTAAATAAAAACGAAACGTGTGTTAAAATTGTTCACAAACCCACAAACATAACTGTTGAAGTACAGAAAACTAGTAGTCagatacaaaataaaagtattgCCATTGAGCTTTTGAGGAGTaaactatataatttttattatgaacaagagaaaataatttatttaaaggataaaaaaaatcaaaaattgAGTGGAAATAGAagtgaaaaaataaggaCATATAACTTTATACATGATGTTGTTATAGATCATGTAGCAAATGTTCAATATTCCgacatacataaattttttaaaggtgATCATTTAATTCagttaattaataaaaaaaagaaaattttttaccaAAATATTGTTGACGAGACCTTAATGTATATTCTCTCCCGTGCGGggaagtaa